A genome region from Setaria italica strain Yugu1 chromosome III, Setaria_italica_v2.0, whole genome shotgun sequence includes the following:
- the LOC101764152 gene encoding lysine histidine transporter 2, which yields MKPRGAHPLPTLLCDALLAHRSIRRTRRVKHGDRHRRRTHRRRRRRAAATRPGILPATTTNKAAETIAEMTTAAASPDVMDQYVETAKERRQEERLKNVNLDDWLPITSSRTAKWYYSAFHNVTAMVGAGVLGLPFAMSQLGWGLGTVVIVMSFVITLYTLWQMVEMHEMVPGKRFDRYHELGQHAFGKRLGLWIIVPQQLIVEVGTDIVYMVTGGQCLRKFHDLVCQGRSCADIRLTYWIMIFGSVHFPLSQFPNFNSISAVSAAAAVMSLTYSMIAFFASTVKGASTAAAVDYGLRASTATGRVFGVLNALGAVAFAYAGHNVVLEIQATIPSTPETPSKRPMWRGVVVAYAIVALCYFCVAFGGYYAFGNAVEPNVLISLERPRWLIAAANLMVVVHVVGSYQVYAMPVFDMIETVLVKKHRFTPGVRLRLIARSAYVAATMFIGMTFPFFDGLLGFFGGFGFAPTTYYIPCIIWLMLRKPKKYGLSWTINIMCIVIGVILTLISPIGGMRQIILDAKNFKLYS from the exons ATGAAACCGCGCGGCGCCCACCCGCTTCCGACACTTCTCTGTGACGCACTCCTCGCACACAGATCGATCCGTCGCACGCGCCGAGTCAAGCACGGCGATCGTCATCGTCGACGCACgcatcggcggcgccgccgccgcgcggccgcgACGCGACCCGGCATCCtcccggcgacgacgacgaacaAGGCGGCGGAAACGATTGCGGAGATGACGacagcggcggcgtcgccggacGTGATGGACCAGTACGTGGAGACGGCCAAGGAGAGGAGGCAGGAGGAGAGGCTCAAGAACGTCAACCTCGACGACTGGCTGCCCATCACCTCGTCGCGCACGGCCAAGTGGTACTACTCCGCCTTCCACAATGTCACCGCCATGGTCGGCGCCGGCGTTCTCGGCCTCCCCTTCGCCATGTCGCAGCTCGGATG GGGCCTGGGCACGGTGGTGATCGTGATGTCGTTCGTGATCACGCTCTACACCCTGTGGCAGATGGTGGAGATGCACGAGATGGTCCCCGGCAAGCGCTTCGACCGGTACCACGAGCTCGGGCAGCACGCGTTCGGGAAGCGCCTGGGCCTCTGGATCATCGTGCCGCAGCAGCTCATCGTGGAGGTCGGCACCGACATCGTCTACATGGTCACCGGCGGGCAGTGCCTCCGCAAGTTCCACGACCTCGTCTGCCAGGGCCGCAGCTGCGCCGACATCCGCCTCACCTACTGGATCATGATCTTCGGCTCCGTCCACTTCCCGCTCTCCCAGTTCCCCAACTTCAACTCCATctccgccgtctccgccgccgccgccgtcatgtcGCTCACCTACTCCATGATCGCCTTCTTCGCGTCGACGGTGAAGGGagccagcaccgccgccgccgtcgactaCGGGCTCAgggcgtcgacggcgacggggcGGGTGTTCGGCGTGCTCAACGCGCTCGGCGCCGTGGCGTTCGCGTACGCCGGGCACAACGTGGTGCTGGAGATCCAGGCCACGATCCCGTCGACGCCGGAGACGCCGTCCAAGAGGCCGAtgtggcgcggcgtggtggtggcgtACGCCATCGTCGCGCTCTGCTACTTCTGCGTGGCCTTCGGCGGGTACTACGCCTTCGGCAACGCGGTGGAGCCCAACGTGCTCATCTCCCTCGAGAGGCCGCGGTggctcatcgccgccgccaacctCATGGTCGTCGTCCACGTCGTCGGCAGCTACCAGGTCTACGCCATGCCCGTGTTCGACATGATCGAGACCGTGCTCGTCAAGAAGCACAGGTTCACGCCGGGGGTCCGCCTGCGCCTGATCGCCCGATCCGCCTACGTCG CGGCGACGATGTTCATCGGCATGACCTTCCCCTTCTTCGACGGCCTTCTCGGCTTCTTCGGCGGCTTCGGATTCGCTCCCACGACGTACTAC ATCCCTTGCATCATCTGGCTCATGCTTCGCAAGCCCAAGAAGTACGGTCTCTCATGGACCATCAACATT ATGTGCATCGTGATAGGAGTGATCCTGACGCTCATATCCCCAATCGGAGGCATGCGGCAGATCATCCTTGACGCCAAGAACTTCAAGCTCTACTCTTGA
- the LOC101770132 gene encoding lysine histidine transporter-like 2 codes for MEEFVKALEERKQEEKLKNANLDDWLPITSSRTAKWYYSAFHNVTAMVGAGVLGLPFAMSQLGWGLGATAIVMSFVITLYTLWQLVEMHELVPGKRFDRYHELGQHAFGPRLGLWIILPLQIIVMAGTDIVYMVTGGQCLRKFHDLVCLGRRCSDIRLTYWIMIFASPHFLLAQLPNFNSISSVSGAAAVMSLAYSMIAFVTSAVKGAGAATAADYGLRATTAAGQGFGMLSALGTVSFAYAAHNVVLEIQATIPSTPETPSKRPMWRGVVAAYAIVALCYFSVAFAGYYAFGSSVDPNVLITLDKPRWLIAAANLMVVVHVVGGYQVFAMPMFDMIETLLVKKHKFAPGFFLRLIARSAYVAATMLIGMTFPFFDGLLGFFGGFGFAPTTYFIPCIMWLILKKPKKYGLTWFINIICIVIGVVLTLVSSIGGLRQIILDAKNYKLYS; via the exons ATGGAGGAGTTCGTGAAGGCGCTCGAGGAACGCAAGCAGGAGGAGAAGCTCAAGAACGCCAACCTCGACGACTGGCTCCCCATCACCTCCTCGCGCACGGCCAAGTGGTACTACTCCGCCTTCCACAATGTCACCGCCAtggtcggcgccggcgtgctCGGCCTCCCCTTCGCCATGTCGCAGCTCGGATG GGGCTTGGGGGCGACGGCGATCGTGATGTCGTTCGTGATCACGCTGTACACGCTGTGGCAGCTGGTGGAGATGCACGAGCTGGTGCCCGGCAAGCGCTTCGACCGGTACCATGAGCTCGGGCAGCACGCGTTCGGCCCGCGGCTGGGGCTCTGGATCATCCTGCCGCTGCAGATCATCGTCATGGCCGGCACCGACATCGTCTACATGGTCACCGGCGGCCAATGCCTCCGCAAGTTCCACGACCTCGTCTGCCTGGGCCGCCGCTGCAGCGACATCCGCCTCACCTACTGGATCATGATCTTCGCGTCCCCACACTTCCTCCTCGCCCAGCTCCCCAACTTCAACTCCATCTCCTccgtctccggcgccgccgccgtcatgtcGCTCGCCTACTCCATGATCGCCTTCGTCACGTCGGCGGTcaagggcgccggcgccgccacggccgccgacTACGGGCTCCGGGCGACCACGGCGGCGGGGCAGGGGTTCGGCATGCTCAGCGCGCTCGGCACCGTGTCCTTCGCGTACGCGGCGCACAACGTGGTGCTGGAGATCCAGGCCACCATCCCGTCCACGCCGGAGACGCCGTCGAAGAGGCCCATGTGGCGCGGCGTCGTGGCGGCGTACGCCATCGTCGCGCTCTGCTACTTCTCCGTCGCCTTCGCCGGGTACTACGCCTTCGGCAGCTCCGTCGACCCCAACGTCCTCATCACCCTCGACAAGCCGCGGTGGCTCATCGCCGCGGCGAACCTCATGGTCGTCGTCCACGTCGTCGGCGGATACCAGGTCTTCGCCATGCCCATGTTCGACATGATCGAGACCCTACTCGTCAAGAAGCACAAGTTCGCGCCGGGTTTCTTCCTCCGCTTGATCGCCCGCTCCGCCTACGTCGCCGCCACCATGTTGATCGGCATGACCTTCCCCTTCTTCGACGGCCTGCTCGGATTCTtcggcggcttcggcttcgcgCCAACCACATACTTC ATTCCTTGCATAATGTGGCTAATACTGAAGAAGCCGAAGAAGTACGGCCTGACGTGGTTCATCAACATT ATCTGCATCGTGATCGGTGTGGTGCTGACGCTCGTCTCCTCCATTGGCGGCCTGCGGCAAATCATCCTTGACGCCAAGAATTACAAGTTGTACTCTTAA
- the LOC101764558 gene encoding WPP domain-interacting tail-anchored protein 1 isoform X1 gives MDTVIYRDDSDFQESAPPYGDAMNSEASNVEILTRVELDLAFASEKLLNLEMLVMEIARRATDFEPPTFEDESISSETAESAFELDILYGILDAEVKELVNLISSLQADIRGIEHRVYEEESGGKVKAKLDAATMTLKQMQELIADIRNESAKFEKAIQFIHETEGVEGVGSENGHLPYQTGMQTEDQHRNVLHMLEQSIASELDLEKKLSDSKSVIEDLKLKLHHQEKEIYFLEESTETVSGRMFEAENASELLFGTSKELANRLNTMQFHISAQKCREDDLKSKLEQSLTKLSFLENSPEKVEEDSNKAGAEVISLQYRLQELEKQLNESNSQLQSAMESEETSQEEKNALHSELSTLENTIKNLKGDVSRAECRAQNAEIRCMQLTQANIELNEELSALKSEKSDKANLLEKKLKESNTQLEHAKAAVDAIVEQQGMLKSTMSDMENMIEDLKGKVSKAESRAGSAESKCTLLTDTNLELSEELAFVRGRVENLENLLREANHAKVSTAKDIGIRTKIITDLVRKLALERERLHLQIATLTKKNKILAQKYKERVNVSSQMSKKATAKAKHTELQSTEKAEEIFPDSSSSQTEAEKPADLLYKDEVKAHTPAEDDSSSDDAHETVRTIEPSLLNRKYIFVSFLVLLVAAVVFLLHEDGSTA, from the exons ATGGATACGGTGATCTACAGAGACGACAGCGATTTCCAAGAAAGCGCCCCGCCGTATGGAGATGCAATGAACTCTGAAGCAAGCAATGTAGAGATTCTCACTAGAGTTGAGCTTGACCTTGCATTCGCCTCTGAGAAATTGCTAAATTTGGAGATGCTGGTCATGGAAATAGCTCGTCGAGCCACCGACTTTGAGCCTCCTACATTTGAAGATGAATCTATTTCGTCCGAGACTGCGGAGAGTGCTTTTGAATTGGACATCTTGTATGGCATTCTTGATGCAGAAGTCAAGGAGTTAGTCAACTTGATTAGTTCTCTTCAAGCTGATATTAGAGGTATAGAGCATAGGGTTTATGAAGAAGAGTCTGGAGGCAAGGTCAAAGCTAAACTGGATGCTGCTACGATGACCTTGAAGCAGATGCAAGAGCTAATTGCTGATATTAGGAACGAGTCTGCAAAGTTTGAGAAAGCCATACAGTTTATTCATGAGACGGAAG GGGTTGAAGGTGTTGGAAGTGAAAATGGCCATCTGCCATATCAAACTGGCATGCAGACAGAAGATCAACACAGAAACGTTTTGCATATGTTAGAACAATCCATAGCAAGTGAGCTAGATCTTGAAAAGAAGCTTTCCGATTCAAAATCTGTCATAGAAGATCTCAAGCTGAAGCTCCATCACCAGGAAAAGGAAATATATTTCCTGGAGGAATCAACTGAAACAGTTTCAGGTAGAATGTTTGAAGCAGAAAATGCTTCTGAGCTACTGTTTGGAACTTCAAAGGAACTTGCAAATAGGCTTAATACCATGCAGTTCCATATAAGCGCGCAAAAATGTAGGGAAGATGATCTAAAGTCAAAATTAGAACAAAGTTTGACAAAACTATCTTTTCTGGAAAATAGCCCAGAGAAGGTGGAAGAAGATAGCAACAAAGCTGGAGCTGAAGTAATATCGCTGCAGTATAGACTCCAGGAATTAGAAAAACAGTTGAACGAATCCAATTCCCAACTGCAATCCGCAATGGAATCAGAAGAAACAAGCCAGGAGGAGAAAAATGCATTGCACTCCGAGTTGAGCACATTGGAAAATACAATTAAGAATCTCAAAGGTGACGTCTCTCGAGCAGAATGCAGAGCACAGAATGCTGAAATAAGGTGTATGCAGCTAACTCAAGCTAATATAGAGCTTAATGAGGAGCTAAGTGCTCTGAAAAGTGAAAAGTCAGATAAAGCAAACCTTTTGGAGAAGAAACTTAAAGAGTCAAATACCCAATTGGAGCATGCAAAGGCAGCAGTTGATGCCATTGTTGAACAGCAGGGTATGCTGAAATCAACGATGTCTGATATGGAAAATATGATCGAAGATCTGAAGGGCAAAGTTTCAAAGGCTGAATCTAGAGCTGGGAGTGCTGAATCGAAGTGCACACTGTTGACAGACACAAATTTAGAACTTAGTGAAGAGCTAGCATTTGTAAGAGGTCGAGTAGAAAATCTAGAGAACTTGCTACGCGAAGCCAATCATGCAAAGGTGTCCACTGCCAAGGACATTGGTATCAGAACTAAAATCATTACTGATTTGGTCAGAAAACTGGCACTGGAAAGAGAACGACTTCATCTTCAG ATTGCTACGTTAACAAAGAAGAACAAGATATTGGCCCAGAAGTACAAAGAGCGTGTTAATGTTAGCTCACAAATGAGCAAAAAGGCTACTGCCAAAGCCAAACATACTGAACTTCAGTCCACTGAAAAAGCTGAGGAAATATTTCCAGATTCTTCGTCATCACAAACTGAG GCGGAGAAACCAGCAGATCTTCTGTACAAGGATGAAGTTAAGGCGCACACTCCAGCAGAGGATGACTCCTCCTCAGATGATGCTCATGAGACAGTGCGAACCATAGAGCCATCACTTCTGAACCGGAAATATATTTTTGTGTCATTTCTGGTCTTGTTGGTCGCTGCTGTTGTGTTCTTGCTCCACGAAGATGGCAGCACAGCATGA
- the LOC101764558 gene encoding WPP domain-interacting tail-anchored protein 1 isoform X3: MDTVIYRDDSDFQESAPPYGDAMNSEASNVEILTRVELDLAFASEKLLNLEMLVMEIARRATDFEPPTFEDESISSETAESAFELDILYGILDAEVKELVNLISSLQADIRGIEHRVYEEESGGKVKAKLDAATMTLKQMQELIADIRNESAKFEKAIQFIHETEGVEGVGSENGHLPYQTGMQTEDQHRNVLHMLEQSIASELDLEKKLSDSKSVIEDLKLKLHHQEKEIYFLEESTETVSGRMFEAENASELLFGTSKELANRLNTMQFHISAQKCREDDLKSKLEQSLTKLSFLENSPEKVEEDSNKAGAEVISLQYRLQELEKQLNESNSQLQSAMESEETSQEEKNALHSELSTLENTIKNLKGDVSRAECRAQNAEIRCMQLTQANIELNEELSALKSEKSDKANLLEKKLKESNTQLEHAKAAVDAIVEQQGMLKSTMSDMENMIEDLKGKVSKAESRAGSAESKCTLLTDTNLELSEELAFVRGRVENLENLLREANHAKVSTAKDIGIRTKIITDLVRKLALERERLHLQVQLGVWTPAACQSFCRPPPVMDGEPYENLDHGEAHDFWMCSQGSNLTLPTKNILYAGFIEKSPDASAKILWESCST; the protein is encoded by the exons ATGGATACGGTGATCTACAGAGACGACAGCGATTTCCAAGAAAGCGCCCCGCCGTATGGAGATGCAATGAACTCTGAAGCAAGCAATGTAGAGATTCTCACTAGAGTTGAGCTTGACCTTGCATTCGCCTCTGAGAAATTGCTAAATTTGGAGATGCTGGTCATGGAAATAGCTCGTCGAGCCACCGACTTTGAGCCTCCTACATTTGAAGATGAATCTATTTCGTCCGAGACTGCGGAGAGTGCTTTTGAATTGGACATCTTGTATGGCATTCTTGATGCAGAAGTCAAGGAGTTAGTCAACTTGATTAGTTCTCTTCAAGCTGATATTAGAGGTATAGAGCATAGGGTTTATGAAGAAGAGTCTGGAGGCAAGGTCAAAGCTAAACTGGATGCTGCTACGATGACCTTGAAGCAGATGCAAGAGCTAATTGCTGATATTAGGAACGAGTCTGCAAAGTTTGAGAAAGCCATACAGTTTATTCATGAGACGGAAG GGGTTGAAGGTGTTGGAAGTGAAAATGGCCATCTGCCATATCAAACTGGCATGCAGACAGAAGATCAACACAGAAACGTTTTGCATATGTTAGAACAATCCATAGCAAGTGAGCTAGATCTTGAAAAGAAGCTTTCCGATTCAAAATCTGTCATAGAAGATCTCAAGCTGAAGCTCCATCACCAGGAAAAGGAAATATATTTCCTGGAGGAATCAACTGAAACAGTTTCAGGTAGAATGTTTGAAGCAGAAAATGCTTCTGAGCTACTGTTTGGAACTTCAAAGGAACTTGCAAATAGGCTTAATACCATGCAGTTCCATATAAGCGCGCAAAAATGTAGGGAAGATGATCTAAAGTCAAAATTAGAACAAAGTTTGACAAAACTATCTTTTCTGGAAAATAGCCCAGAGAAGGTGGAAGAAGATAGCAACAAAGCTGGAGCTGAAGTAATATCGCTGCAGTATAGACTCCAGGAATTAGAAAAACAGTTGAACGAATCCAATTCCCAACTGCAATCCGCAATGGAATCAGAAGAAACAAGCCAGGAGGAGAAAAATGCATTGCACTCCGAGTTGAGCACATTGGAAAATACAATTAAGAATCTCAAAGGTGACGTCTCTCGAGCAGAATGCAGAGCACAGAATGCTGAAATAAGGTGTATGCAGCTAACTCAAGCTAATATAGAGCTTAATGAGGAGCTAAGTGCTCTGAAAAGTGAAAAGTCAGATAAAGCAAACCTTTTGGAGAAGAAACTTAAAGAGTCAAATACCCAATTGGAGCATGCAAAGGCAGCAGTTGATGCCATTGTTGAACAGCAGGGTATGCTGAAATCAACGATGTCTGATATGGAAAATATGATCGAAGATCTGAAGGGCAAAGTTTCAAAGGCTGAATCTAGAGCTGGGAGTGCTGAATCGAAGTGCACACTGTTGACAGACACAAATTTAGAACTTAGTGAAGAGCTAGCATTTGTAAGAGGTCGAGTAGAAAATCTAGAGAACTTGCTACGCGAAGCCAATCATGCAAAGGTGTCCACTGCCAAGGACATTGGTATCAGAACTAAAATCATTACTGATTTGGTCAGAAAACTGGCACTGGAAAGAGAACGACTTCATCTTCAG GTACAACTTGGGGTGTGGACACCTGCAGCATGCCAATCTTTCTGCCGTCCACCACCTGTTATGGATGGCGAGCCATATGAAAATTTGGACCATGGAGAAGCCCATGACTTCTGGATGTGCTCCCAGGGCTCAAACTTAACATTACCAACAAAGAACATCTTATATGCCGGCTTTATAGAAAAGTCACCAGATGCTTCAGCTAAAATACTGTGGGAATCATGTTCTACCTAG
- the LOC101764558 gene encoding WPP domain-interacting tail-anchored protein 1 isoform X2, producing the protein MDTVIYRDDSDFQESAPPYGDAMNSEASNVEILTRVELDLAFASEKLLNLEMLVMEIARRATDFEPPTFEDESISSETAESAFELDILYGILDAEVKELVNLISSLQADIRGIEHRVYEEESGGKVKAKLDAATMTLKQMQELIADIRNESAKFEKAIQFIHETEGVEGVGSENGHLPYQTGMQTEDQHRNVLHMLEQSIASELDLEKKLSDSKSVIEDLKLKLHHQEKEIYFLEESTETVSGRMFEAENASELLFGTSKELANRLNTMQFHISAQKCREDDLKSKLEQSLTKLSFLENSPEKVEEDSNKAGAEVISLQYRLQELEKQLNESNSQLQSAMESEETSQEEKNALHSELSTLENTIKNLKGDVSRAECRAQNAEIRCMQLTQANIELNEELSALKSEKSDKANLLEKKLKESNTQLEHAKAAVDAIVEQQGMLKSTMSDMENMIEDLKGKVSKAESRAGSAESKCTLLTDTNLELSEELAFVRGRVENLENLLREANHAKVSTAKDIGIRTKIITDLVRKLALERERLHLQQVQLGVWTPAACQSFCRPPPVMDGEPYENLDHGEAHDFWMCSQGSNLTLPTKNILYAGFIEKSPDASAKILWESCST; encoded by the exons ATGGATACGGTGATCTACAGAGACGACAGCGATTTCCAAGAAAGCGCCCCGCCGTATGGAGATGCAATGAACTCTGAAGCAAGCAATGTAGAGATTCTCACTAGAGTTGAGCTTGACCTTGCATTCGCCTCTGAGAAATTGCTAAATTTGGAGATGCTGGTCATGGAAATAGCTCGTCGAGCCACCGACTTTGAGCCTCCTACATTTGAAGATGAATCTATTTCGTCCGAGACTGCGGAGAGTGCTTTTGAATTGGACATCTTGTATGGCATTCTTGATGCAGAAGTCAAGGAGTTAGTCAACTTGATTAGTTCTCTTCAAGCTGATATTAGAGGTATAGAGCATAGGGTTTATGAAGAAGAGTCTGGAGGCAAGGTCAAAGCTAAACTGGATGCTGCTACGATGACCTTGAAGCAGATGCAAGAGCTAATTGCTGATATTAGGAACGAGTCTGCAAAGTTTGAGAAAGCCATACAGTTTATTCATGAGACGGAAG GGGTTGAAGGTGTTGGAAGTGAAAATGGCCATCTGCCATATCAAACTGGCATGCAGACAGAAGATCAACACAGAAACGTTTTGCATATGTTAGAACAATCCATAGCAAGTGAGCTAGATCTTGAAAAGAAGCTTTCCGATTCAAAATCTGTCATAGAAGATCTCAAGCTGAAGCTCCATCACCAGGAAAAGGAAATATATTTCCTGGAGGAATCAACTGAAACAGTTTCAGGTAGAATGTTTGAAGCAGAAAATGCTTCTGAGCTACTGTTTGGAACTTCAAAGGAACTTGCAAATAGGCTTAATACCATGCAGTTCCATATAAGCGCGCAAAAATGTAGGGAAGATGATCTAAAGTCAAAATTAGAACAAAGTTTGACAAAACTATCTTTTCTGGAAAATAGCCCAGAGAAGGTGGAAGAAGATAGCAACAAAGCTGGAGCTGAAGTAATATCGCTGCAGTATAGACTCCAGGAATTAGAAAAACAGTTGAACGAATCCAATTCCCAACTGCAATCCGCAATGGAATCAGAAGAAACAAGCCAGGAGGAGAAAAATGCATTGCACTCCGAGTTGAGCACATTGGAAAATACAATTAAGAATCTCAAAGGTGACGTCTCTCGAGCAGAATGCAGAGCACAGAATGCTGAAATAAGGTGTATGCAGCTAACTCAAGCTAATATAGAGCTTAATGAGGAGCTAAGTGCTCTGAAAAGTGAAAAGTCAGATAAAGCAAACCTTTTGGAGAAGAAACTTAAAGAGTCAAATACCCAATTGGAGCATGCAAAGGCAGCAGTTGATGCCATTGTTGAACAGCAGGGTATGCTGAAATCAACGATGTCTGATATGGAAAATATGATCGAAGATCTGAAGGGCAAAGTTTCAAAGGCTGAATCTAGAGCTGGGAGTGCTGAATCGAAGTGCACACTGTTGACAGACACAAATTTAGAACTTAGTGAAGAGCTAGCATTTGTAAGAGGTCGAGTAGAAAATCTAGAGAACTTGCTACGCGAAGCCAATCATGCAAAGGTGTCCACTGCCAAGGACATTGGTATCAGAACTAAAATCATTACTGATTTGGTCAGAAAACTGGCACTGGAAAGAGAACGACTTCATCTTCAG CAGGTACAACTTGGGGTGTGGACACCTGCAGCATGCCAATCTTTCTGCCGTCCACCACCTGTTATGGATGGCGAGCCATATGAAAATTTGGACCATGGAGAAGCCCATGACTTCTGGATGTGCTCCCAGGGCTCAAACTTAACATTACCAACAAAGAACATCTTATATGCCGGCTTTATAGAAAAGTCACCAGATGCTTCAGCTAAAATACTGTGGGAATCATGTTCTACCTAG
- the LOC101765227 gene encoding transcription factor bHLH13, whose protein sequence is MKTEIEEVSIGGFWSEEDKALCASVLGSDAYTYLTKCGGAISEGLVAASVLADLQNKLQNLVEADGQSLHWNYAIFWQLARTKSGAVVLGWGDGSCREPHDGEIGFATSVGAGDASSVTRQKIRKRVLQRLHTAFAGADEEDYAPGIDQVTDTEIFFLASMYFSFPRHVGGPGKVFAAGRPLWIPNNELKVSPANYCYRGFLANAAGLKTIVLVPFKAGVLEVGSTQNVPESAEALQTIRSLFLGTYSTRAAIEKHEENTSVQMSPGSTKIFGKDLNISQPSATEGADPSKVDGGSRDEQKSSGGDNMLLPNLRKGLQNFTWSQARGLNSHQQKFGNGILVVTSEAAHRSNGSTPVTGVSPFQLQKPEQILTQPPPQPRGPMQIDFRVGSSSKFGVLISQKAMLDGENGGIDGLFKEEREDRQPRKRERKPTNRREEQPLSHVEAERQRREKLNKRFCALRAIVPNISKMDKASILEDAVTHITDLKKKLEKMEAEREKLLECGKVDASEQTTRPEVDIQVVHGEILVQVVSPIDNHPIKKVLQAFEEAEVKVGESKVTANNGTVVHSFVIKSPGSEQHTRNKLVASISNVTRSV, encoded by the coding sequence ATGAAGACAGAGATCGAGGAGGTAAGCATTGGAGGGTTCTGGAGTGAGGAAGACAAAGCCCTCTGTGCTTCTGTTCTGGGCTCGGATGCCTACACGTATCTTACAAAATGTGGTGGTGCCATATCTGAAGGTCTTGTAGCAGCATCTGTGTTGGCAGATCTGCAAAATAAACTTCAGAACCTGGTTGAGGCTGATGGTCAGAGCCTTCATTGGAACTATGCCATCTTCTGGCAACTTGCACGCACAAAGTCTGGTGCCGTTGTTCTTGGCTGGGGTGATGGATCCTGCCGTGAACCCCATGATGGTGAGATTGGTTTTGCTACTTCTGTTGGTGCTGGTGATGCATCTTCAGTGACTAGACAGAAGATACGGAAGCGGGTGCTGCAGAGGCTGCACACAGCATTTGCTGGGGCTGATGAGGAGGATTATGCTCCTGGAATTGACCAGGTCACTGACACAGAGATATTCTTTCTAGCATCTATGTATTTTTCATTTCCACGTCATGTTGGTGGTCCTGGGAAAGTGTTTGCTGCAGGCAGACCCCTTTGGATTCCAAACAATGAGCTCAAGGTTTCCCCAGCAAATTATTGTTACCGGGGTTTCCTTGCAAATGCAGCGGGGCTTAAGACTATTGTGCTTGTGCCATTCAAAGCCGGTGTACTCGAGGTAGGCTCAACCCAGAATGTACCTGAGAGTGCTGAAGCTCTGCAAACTATAAGGTCCTTGTTTCTTGGGACGTACAGTACCAGGGCAGCCATTGAGAAGCATGAGGAGAATACTTCTGTCCAAATGTCACCAGGTTCAACAAAGATTTTTGGGAAGGATTTGAATATCAGCCAACCTTCAGCCACCGAAGGAGCTGACCCATCAAAGGTGGATGGAGGCTCAAGGGATGAACAGAAGAGCAGTGGTGGTGACAACATGTTGCTACCCAATCTCCGGAAAGGTCTGCAGAATTTCACATGGAGTCAGGCTCGAGGCCTAAATTCTCATCAGCAGAAGTTTGGCAATGGTATCTTAGTTGTGACAAGTGAGGCTGCACATCGCAGCAATGGATCTACTCCTGTCACTGGAGTGAGCCCATTTCAGCTTCAGAAGCCAGAGCAGATCTTGACCCAACCACCACCTCAGCCCCGGGGACCAATGCAAATAGATTTTCGTGTAGGGTCCAGTTCCAAGTTTGGTGTTTTGATTTCACAAAAAGCAATGTTGGATGGGGAAAATGGTGGTATTGACGGCCTTTTTAAGGAGGAAAGAGAGGACCGACAGCCAAGGAAAAGGGAAAGGAAGCCAACGAACAGGAGGGAGGAGCAACCACTTAGCCATGTTGAGGCTGAGCGCCAAAGGAGGGAAAAGCTCAACAAGCGGTTCTGTGCACTGAGAGCCATTGTGCCCAACATCTCAAAAATGGACAAAGCATCCATTCTGGAAGATGCTGTAACACATATAACTGATCTCAAGAAGAAGCTGGAGAAGATGGAAGCAGAGCGTGAGAAGCTCTTGGAGTGTGGCAAGGTAGATGCCAGTGAGCAAACAACTAGGCCTGAAGTAGACATCCAGGTGGTGCATGGTGAGATTCTTGTTCAAGTAGTGTCACCGATTGATAACCATCCAATAAAGAAGGTCCTTCAAGCATTTGAAGAGGCAGAAGTCAAAGTAGGTGAATCAAAGGTCACAGCCAACAATGGTACAGTTGTGCATTCCTTTGTTATCAAGTCCCCTGGCTCTGAACAGCATACACGAAACAAATTGGTGGCCTCTATTTCTAATGTAACTAGATCCGTGTAG